From Pseudomonas sp. AN-1:
CGGCTCAGCACGTCGCGGGCGAACAGCATCAGCAGGCGGTCGGGGTAGATCATCTCGCCTTCGTTGGTCACCACGCCGACGCGGTCGCCGTCGCCGTCGAAGGCCAGGCCCAGGTCGGCGCCGGTGGCCTTGACCGCGGCGATCAGGTCGCGGAGGTTCTCCGGCTTGCCCGGGTCCGGATGGTGGTTGGGGAAGGTGCCGTCCACCTCGCAGAACAGCGGGATCACCTCGCAGCCGAGTTCCTCGAGCAGTTGCGGCGCGTTGACGCCGGCCACGCCGTTGCCGCAGTCGACCACCACCTTGAGCGGGCGGGCCAGCACCACGTCCTCGACGATGCGCTGCTGGTACTGCTCGAGCGGTGCGCTCTGGCTGTGCGTGCCGCTGCCGCTGGCCAGGTCGCCGTCCTGCAGGCGGCGGTAGAGGGCCTGGATGCGTTCGTTGGCCAGGGTCTCGCCGGCGATGACGATCTTGAAGCCGTTGTAGTCCGGCGGGTTGTGGCTGCCGGTGACCATCACCCCGCTGCGGGCGCCGAGCACGTGGGTGGAGAAGTACAGCACCGGAGTCGGCAGCATGCCGACGTCGGTGACGTGGCAGCCGCAGTCCTGCAGGCCGCGGATCAGCGCCTCGGCCAGCTCCGGGCCGGACAGGCGGCCGTCGCGACCGACCACCACGGCGGGCTCGCCGCAGGCCAGGCTCTCCGAGCCGATGGCGCGGCCGATCCAGTAGGCGGTTTCGCTGGTCAGGCTGTCGCCGACCACGCCGCGGATGTCGTAGGCGCGGAAGATCGCGGCCGGCAGTTGCGGGACGTTGGAGGTGTTCATCGGGGCGGGAGGCTCCATCGGAGTGGGCGACAGGCTGTCGCTGTCGAGCAGGTCGAAGACGTCCGCCGCCAGCGGTTCGCCGGCGGGCAGTGGTGCGGGTGCGGCCGGCTTGGCGGCCGGTTCGCTGGTCGGCAGGGTGGCCAGCAGGGCATCGAGGTCGCCGAGGCCGTCGCTCGGTGTCCGCGCGGCGGGGATGAGCGGTGCGGGAGCCGGTCGCGGCGGTTCGCGGCGGCGCTGCAGGGCCGCGCCACCGAGGGCACCTGCCAGCCCCAGCAGGCCGGCCAGCAGTCCCTGCCAGGGCGCCGGCGCGGCCGGCTGCAGGGCGCTGCCGGGGCGCAGGGAGAGCTGCCAGTGCGGGTGGGCGGTCGGCCAGCTGTGCGCTTCGCCGCCGCCGTTGCCGCGCGCCAGCAGCAGCTGCGCCGGGCCGTCGGGATACTGCTGCAGCAGCTGCAGTTCGCCGACCTCGGCCGGCAGCGGCGGCAGGCGTTCGAGCAGCTGCTGCAGGTCGCGTACCAGCAGCAGGGTGCCCTGCACCCGGCCGCCGGCATCGGCGACCGCGGCCGCGCTGTACAGCAGCCAGCGCTCGCCGACCCGGTAGGCCTCGGGGGCTGGCGGTGGCCCCTGTTCGGCGCGGCGCAGCAGGTCGAGGGCGGCGAAGTTGAGCGGTGCCGCCCGCGATTCGTCGATCTGGGCGGCGCCGACCCGGTTGAGCTGGGCGTCGATCAGGTCGCTGCGGTGAGCGAGCAGGTGCCGGGTGGCGGCCTCTCGACTGGCGGGGTCGCCGGCCAGGGCGGTGAGCAGCTCGGCCTGGCCGGCGGCGTCGCGGGTGTCCCGGCCGAGCTGGTGGAGGCCCTGCTGCAGGGCGCCGAGCGGACCGGCGGCCCAGGCGGCGAGCAGTTGCTGGCGGTTTTCCGTGCTGGCCTGCTGCCCGGCGTGGAGCAGCAGGCCGCTGCCGGCCAGCAGGCCGAGCAGGCTGCCGGCGGCGACCGGCAGGAGGCGGGTGCGCAGGAGGGAGGTCGACTTCATGGGCGACTCGGCGCGAAGGGGTGGAAGAACGCTCAGTGGCGACCGCTGTGGCCGAAGCCGCCGGCGCCGCGCTGGCTGTCGTCGAACTGCTCGACCAGCTCGAAGCGCGCCTGCACCACCGGCACCAGCACCAGCTGGGCCAGGCGCTCGCCGACGGCGATGGTGAAGGCGCTCTGCCCGCGGTTCCAGCAGGACACCATCAGTTCGCCCTGGTAGTCGGAGTCGATCAGGCCGACCAGGTTGCCGAGGACGATGCCGTGCTTGTGGCCCAGGCCCGAGCGCGGCAGGATCAGCGCGGCCAGTCCCGGGTCGGCGACGTGGATGGCCAGTCCGGTGGGGATCAGCACGGTCTGTCCGGGCTCGAGGGTCAGCGCCTCCTGCAGCATGGCGCGCAGGTCGAGGCCGGCGGAGCCGGGCGTGGCGTACTCGGGCAGCGGGAAGTCGCGGCCCAGGCGCGGATCGAGGATGCGGGCTTGCAGTGTGTGCATCGGGAGTCAGTTCCGGTGGTAGCGTTCGGCGATGAAGGCGATCAGCTGGCGGGCGATCTTGCCCTTGCTGGTCTGCGGAAAACTATTCTGCGCGAGCTGGCGGTCGATGATGGTGATCGCGTTCTCCTCGCTGTTGAAGCCGATGCTCGGGTTGGCCACGTCGTTGGCGACGATTAGGTCGAGGTTCTTGTCCCTGAGCTTGCGCGCCGCGTAGTCGAGCAGGTTCTCGGTCTCGGCGGCGAAGCCGACGCTGAACGGCCGGTCGGCGCGGGTGGCGAGGGTGGCGAGGATGTCCGGGTTGCGCACCATGCGCAGGGTCAGGCCGTCGTCGCTGCCCGGGTCCTTCTTCATCTTCTGCGCGGCGACCACCTCGGGGCGGTAGTCGGCCACCGCGGCGGCGGCGATCAGGATGTCGCAGGGCATCGCCGCCTCACAGGCGGCCAGCATGTCGCGGGCGCTGGCCACGTTGACCCGGCTGACCCGCTGCGGGGTGGCCAGGTGCACCGGGCCGCTGACCAGGGTCACCGCGGCGCCGGCCTCGGCGGCGGCCTCGGCGAGGGCGAAGCCCATCTTGCCCGAGCTGTGGTTGGTGATGTAGCGCACCGGGTCGATGGCTTCCTGGGTCGGTCCGGCGGTGATCAGCACCCGGCAGCCGGTGAGCAGGCCGCGCTCGAAGCAGTCGGCGGCGCGTTGCGCCAGCTCGTCGGCCTCCAGCATGCGCCCGGGGCCGACGTCGCCGCAGGCCTGGCTGCCGGCGCCGGGGCCGAACAGGCGCAGGCCGCGCTGCACCAGCAGCTCGGCGTTGGCCTGGGTCGCCGGGTCGCGCCACATCGCCTGGTTCATCGCCGGGGCCAGCGCCACCGGGGCGTCGGTGGCCAGCACCAGGGTGGTCAGGAGGTCGTCGGCGATGCCCTGGGCCAGGCGCGCCATCAGGTCGGCGGTGGCCGGGGCGATCAGCACCAGGTCGGCCCAGCGGGCCAGCTCGATGTGGCCCATGGCCGCCTCGGCGGCCGGGTCGAGCAGGTCGTTGAACACCGGGTGGCCGGACAGCGCCTGCAGGGTCAGCGGGGTGATGAACTCGCGGGCGGCGCGGGTCATCACCACGCGCACTTCGGCGCCCTGGTCGCGCAGCCGGCGGATCAGTTCGGCGCTCTTGTAGGCGGCGATGCCGCCGCCGACTCCCAGGACGATGCGTTTACGCTGCAACCGCTGCATGAGCCTGCCTTTTTATTCTGCGATGGAGGTGGATTGCGCGGCGTCGCGAACGGGGTCACAACGGCCGGCGCCGGGTTGAAAATCGGGCGGGCTAAGATAGCACAGCGCCAGTCGCGCCGGCAGCGCAGCCGGGCGGGCGCCGGCCGCCATGGGGGCGCGCCGCACACAGGGAGGTGGGGAATGAGCATCCGGGACTGGCCGGCCGCCGAGCGGCCGCGGGAGAAGCTGCTGGCGCAGGGCGCCGCAGCACTGAGCGATGCCGAGCTGCTGGCGATCTTCCTGCGCACCGGGGTGGCCGGGCGCAGCGCGGTGGACCTGGCGCGCCACCTGCTGGCCGAGTTCGGCGGCCTGCGTCCGCTGCTGGAGGCCGGGCTGGACGACTTCAGCGCCCATCTTGGGCTCGGCCCGGCCAAGTACGCCCAGCTGCAGGCGGTGCTGGAGATGGGCCGCCGCCACCTGGCCGCGCGCCTGCAGCGCGACTCGGCGCTGGAGAGCCCGCAGGCGGTGCGCGACTACCTCAAGGCGCGCCTGCGCCACGAGCCGCACGAGGTGTTCGCCTGCCTGTTCCTCGACACCCGCCACCGCGTGCTGGCCTTCGAGGTGCTGTTCCACGGCTCGATCGACGGCGCCAGCGTCTACCCGCGCCAGGTGGTCAAGCGTGCCCTGGCACACAACGCCGCCGCGCTGATCCTCACCCACAATCATCCCTCCGGGGTGGCCGAGCCCAGCCAGGCCGACCGCCAGCTGACCCAGAAGCTCAAGGAGGCGCTGGCGCTGGTCGAGGTACGGGTGCTCGATCATTTCGTGATCGGCGACGGCGAGCCGGTTTCGCTCGCCGAGTACGGCTGGATCTGACAGAATGCGCGGCCTGTTTTCCTTGCCCGTCCGGTGGTCGGGTGCGCTGCATCTGCCTTGCGGGTGCGGCGGCTTTCTGCTATAAAACTGCGCTCTTTTCTGGGGCCCGACCTTTCAGGCCGTTGGCGCGGTCGGTAAGACCCCCGAAGAAACTGAGATTCATAGCGATTCAAGCGGCCAACCCATGCCGGGTTGGGCATGTGGTCAAGAGGGCTGAGGTATGTCGAGAGTCTGTCAAGTGACCGGTAAGGGTCCGGTTACCGGGAACAACATTTCCCACGCTAACAACAAAACCCGTCGTCGTTTCCTGCCGAACCTGCAGTACCATCGTTTCTGGGTCGAGTCCGAGAAGCGTTTCGTGCGTCTGCGCGTATCGGCCAAGGGCATGCGCGTCATCGACAAGCGCGGCATCGACGCCGTGCTGGCTGAAATCCGCACCCGCGGCGAAAAAGTCTAAGGAGCATCATCATGCGTGACCTGATCCGTCTGGTGTCCAGCGCCGGTACCGGCCACTTCTACACCACCGACAAGAACAAGCGCACCACCCCCGAAAAGATCGAGATCAAGAAGTACGATCCGGTCGTTCGCAAGCACGTGATCTACAAGGAAGCCAAGATCAAGTAATTGATCCGGCCCTTGAAGAAGAAACCCGCCCCTCGTGGCGGGTTTTTTCTTGCCGGCGATTTTTCCCCGCCGGCTTGCGCAGCTTTTCCCCCAGCGGCCATGATGTTCCGACCAACCGCATCCGGAGCACAGGACATGAGCAATCCGAGCCGCATCGAATGGGAACACCGCGCCAGCATCCTGAAGATCGAGGGGCGGGCCTTCGTCCATGGCGAGTACGCGCCGGCGGCGTGCGGCGCGACCTTCGACTGCATCAGCCCGATCGATGGCCGCCTGCTGGCCCAGGTGGCCAGCTGCGACGGCGCCGACGCCGAGCGGGCGGTCGCCGATGCCCGCGCCGTCTTCGAGGCGGGAACCTGGTCGCGGATGGCGCCGGCCAGGCGCAAGGCGGTGCTGCTGCGCTTCGCCGGCCTGCTCGAGGCCCACGACGAGGAGCTGGCGCTGCTCGAGACCCTCGACATGGGCAAGCCGATCGGCGACGCCCTGAAGGTCGACCTGCCGGCCGCGGTGCGCGCCATCCGCTGGTGCGCCGAGGCCATCGACAAGCTCTACGACGAGGTGGCGCCGACCCCACACGACCAGCTGGGGCTGGTCACCCGCGAGCCGGTCGGCGTGGTCGCCGCCATCGTGCCGTGGAACTTCCCGCTGCTGATGGCCTGCTGGAAGCTCGGCCCGGCGCTGGCCGCCGGCAACTCGGTGGTGCTCAAGCCCTCGGAGAAGTCGCCGCTGACCGCGATCCGCATCGCCCGCCTGGCGGTCGAGGCCGGCATCCCCGCTGGCGTGCTCAACGTGCTGCCCGGCTACGGCCACACGGTCGGCAAGGCGCTGGCGCTGCACATGGACGTCGACACCCTGGTGTTCACCGGCTCCACGCGCACCGCCAAGCAGCTGATGATCTACGCCGGCGAGTCGAACCTGAAGCGTGTGTGGCTGGAGGCCGGCGGCAAGAGCCCGAACATCGTCTGCGCCGATGCCCCTGACCTGCGCGCCGCCGCCCGTGCCGCGGCCAGCGCGATCTGCTTCAACCAGGGCGAGGTGTGCACCGCCGGCTCGCGCCTGCTGGTGGAGGCCTCGATCAAGGACCAGTTCATGACCCTGCTGCTCGAGGAAGTGCAGCGCT
This genomic window contains:
- the dut gene encoding dUTP diphosphatase; this encodes MHTLQARILDPRLGRDFPLPEYATPGSAGLDLRAMLQEALTLEPGQTVLIPTGLAIHVADPGLAALILPRSGLGHKHGIVLGNLVGLIDSDYQGELMVSCWNRGQSAFTIAVGERLAQLVLVPVVQARFELVEQFDDSQRGAGGFGHSGRH
- the rpmG gene encoding 50S ribosomal protein L33, which produces MRDLIRLVSSAGTGHFYTTDKNKRTTPEKIEIKKYDPVVRKHVIYKEAKIK
- a CDS encoding phosphomannomutase/phosphoglucomutase, translated to MKSTSLLRTRLLPVAAGSLLGLLAGSGLLLHAGQQASTENRQQLLAAWAAGPLGALQQGLHQLGRDTRDAAGQAELLTALAGDPASREAATRHLLAHRSDLIDAQLNRVGAAQIDESRAAPLNFAALDLLRRAEQGPPPAPEAYRVGERWLLYSAAAVADAGGRVQGTLLLVRDLQQLLERLPPLPAEVGELQLLQQYPDGPAQLLLARGNGGGEAHSWPTAHPHWQLSLRPGSALQPAAPAPWQGLLAGLLGLAGALGGAALQRRREPPRPAPAPLIPAARTPSDGLGDLDALLATLPTSEPAAKPAAPAPLPAGEPLAADVFDLLDSDSLSPTPMEPPAPMNTSNVPQLPAAIFRAYDIRGVVGDSLTSETAYWIGRAIGSESLACGEPAVVVGRDGRLSGPELAEALIRGLQDCGCHVTDVGMLPTPVLYFSTHVLGARSGVMVTGSHNPPDYNGFKIVIAGETLANERIQALYRRLQDGDLASGSGTHSQSAPLEQYQQRIVEDVVLARPLKVVVDCGNGVAGVNAPQLLEELGCEVIPLFCEVDGTFPNHHPDPGKPENLRDLIAAVKATGADLGLAFDGDGDRVGVVTNEGEMIYPDRLLMLFARDVLSRNPGADVIFDVKCTRGLAGLIRGYGGRPLMWKTGHSLIKAKMKETGALLAGEMSGHIFFKERWYGFDDGIYSAARLLEILSLDSRSAAEVFTDFPVALSTPEINIKVGDERKFALIEALQRDTQWGEASLFTLDGVRVDYPRGWGLVRASNTTPVLVLRFEADDAAELSRIQQVFHAKLKAVAPDLDLPF
- the rpmB gene encoding 50S ribosomal protein L28, producing MSRVCQVTGKGPVTGNNISHANNKTRRRFLPNLQYHRFWVESEKRFVRLRVSAKGMRVIDKRGIDAVLAEIRTRGEKV
- the coaBC gene encoding bifunctional phosphopantothenoylcysteine decarboxylase/phosphopantothenate--cysteine ligase CoaBC, which encodes MQRLQRKRIVLGVGGGIAAYKSAELIRRLRDQGAEVRVVMTRAAREFITPLTLQALSGHPVFNDLLDPAAEAAMGHIELARWADLVLIAPATADLMARLAQGIADDLLTTLVLATDAPVALAPAMNQAMWRDPATQANAELLVQRGLRLFGPGAGSQACGDVGPGRMLEADELAQRAADCFERGLLTGCRVLITAGPTQEAIDPVRYITNHSSGKMGFALAEAAAEAGAAVTLVSGPVHLATPQRVSRVNVASARDMLAACEAAMPCDILIAAAAVADYRPEVVAAQKMKKDPGSDDGLTLRMVRNPDILATLATRADRPFSVGFAAETENLLDYAARKLRDKNLDLIVANDVANPSIGFNSEENAITIIDRQLAQNSFPQTSKGKIARQLIAFIAERYHRN
- a CDS encoding aldehyde dehydrogenase, with the protein product MSNPSRIEWEHRASILKIEGRAFVHGEYAPAACGATFDCISPIDGRLLAQVASCDGADAERAVADARAVFEAGTWSRMAPARRKAVLLRFAGLLEAHDEELALLETLDMGKPIGDALKVDLPAAVRAIRWCAEAIDKLYDEVAPTPHDQLGLVTREPVGVVAAIVPWNFPLLMACWKLGPALAAGNSVVLKPSEKSPLTAIRIARLAVEAGIPAGVLNVLPGYGHTVGKALALHMDVDTLVFTGSTRTAKQLMIYAGESNLKRVWLEAGGKSPNIVCADAPDLRAAARAAASAICFNQGEVCTAGSRLLVEASIKDQFMTLLLEEVQRWQPGHPLDPATNVGALVDEQQLNTVLGYIAAGHAEGAQLRCGGGRVLAETGGVFVAPTVFDGVSNAMKIAREEIFGPVLSVIAFDDLDEAIRIANDTPYGLAAALWTGNLSKAHLAAKALRAGSVWINQYDGGDMTAPFGGFKQSGNGRDKSLHAFDKYTEIKATWVKL
- the radC gene encoding RadC family protein, which gives rise to MSIRDWPAAERPREKLLAQGAAALSDAELLAIFLRTGVAGRSAVDLARHLLAEFGGLRPLLEAGLDDFSAHLGLGPAKYAQLQAVLEMGRRHLAARLQRDSALESPQAVRDYLKARLRHEPHEVFACLFLDTRHRVLAFEVLFHGSIDGASVYPRQVVKRALAHNAAALILTHNHPSGVAEPSQADRQLTQKLKEALALVEVRVLDHFVIGDGEPVSLAEYGWI